The proteins below are encoded in one region of bacterium:
- the purQ gene encoding phosphoribosylformylglycinamidine synthase subunit PurQ yields MNIGIVVFPGSNCDADTYHAIRDVLGHHAQYVWHEERSLDGLDAVILPGGFSYGDYLRAGAIAATSPAVRALGPYVAGGGLVLGICNGFQTLLETGLLPGAMQPNLGGQFRCEFVHLRTERVDTPFTCGLAPGDVLRIPIAHAEGRYVVDPAARPALAAHRQIVFRYCDARGDVTPAANPNGAEDGIAGIASPSGAVLGLMPHPERASEDLVGGTDGLRIFSSLALWITTGRRLSAQPVEVH; encoded by the coding sequence GTGAACATCGGCATCGTCGTCTTCCCGGGGAGCAACTGTGACGCGGACACGTACCATGCCATCCGCGATGTGCTGGGACATCACGCGCAATATGTGTGGCACGAGGAGCGTTCGCTCGACGGGCTCGACGCCGTCATTCTGCCCGGGGGCTTCTCGTATGGGGACTACCTGCGCGCCGGTGCGATCGCCGCGACGTCGCCGGCCGTCCGGGCCCTCGGGCCGTACGTCGCCGGCGGCGGGCTCGTGCTCGGGATCTGCAACGGCTTTCAAACGCTGCTGGAGACCGGCCTGCTGCCGGGGGCGATGCAGCCGAACCTCGGCGGCCAATTCCGGTGCGAGTTCGTGCATCTTCGCACGGAGCGGGTGGACACCCCCTTTACGTGTGGGCTGGCGCCCGGAGACGTCCTGCGGATCCCGATCGCGCACGCCGAGGGCCGGTACGTGGTCGATCCCGCCGCGCGGCCGGCGCTGGCGGCGCACCGGCAGATCGTGTTCCGCTACTGCGACGCCCGCGGCGATGTCACGCCCGCGGCGAACCCCAACGGCGCCGAGGACGGGATCGCCGGGATCGCCAGTCCGTCCGGCGCCGTGCTCGGCCTGATGCCGCACCCCGAGCGCGCGAGCGAGGATCTCGTGGGCGGCACGGACGGGCTTCGCATCTTCTCGTCGCTCGCGCTGTGGATCACGACCGGCCGGCGGCTGTCGGCGCAGCCGGTGGAGGTGCACTGA
- the purF gene encoding amidophosphoribosyltransferase, with amino-acid sequence MIPWDKLREECGVFGTRTSGAPAAPYIHLGLYALQHRGQESAGIATYDGADTHLVKQMGLVAQVFSPERLALLLGRVGIGHVRYSTMGGARLENAQPFLEATPWGTLALAHNGNLVNAPVLRAELEARGCRFAATSDTEVITKLIATAPAATLEDAVAYSMGRIHGAYTVVAMVGETLLAFRDPNGIRPLEMGRLGHDVVFASETCAFDHIGAEAVREVGPGELLIADASGLRARQVLPVTRRASCVFEYIYFARPDTVLEARSVHHARRRMGRALAREHPAEADIVIAVPDSGTSAAMGYAEAAGIPHEVGLIKNRYIGRTFIQPDPSMRDFGVRVKLNPVADVIDGRRVVLVDDSIVRGTTSRQIVRMLRRAGAREVHVRVSSPPVRNACFYGIDTSNRGELVASRLSIDGIRAEIEADSLGYLSVDGLVEALELPRRNLCLACLTGVYPTETPTEATAGRFALETPRV; translated from the coding sequence ATGATTCCGTGGGACAAACTGCGCGAGGAGTGTGGCGTGTTCGGGACGCGGACGAGCGGCGCCCCGGCCGCGCCCTACATTCACCTCGGCCTGTATGCCCTCCAACATCGCGGGCAGGAGAGCGCGGGCATCGCCACGTACGACGGCGCGGACACCCACCTGGTGAAACAGATGGGGCTCGTCGCCCAGGTCTTTTCTCCCGAGCGCCTGGCGTTGTTGCTCGGCCGCGTGGGGATCGGTCACGTGCGGTACTCGACGATGGGCGGGGCGCGCCTCGAGAACGCGCAGCCGTTTCTCGAGGCCACGCCGTGGGGCACGCTTGCGCTCGCGCACAACGGAAACTTGGTGAACGCGCCGGTGCTCCGCGCGGAGCTCGAGGCTCGCGGCTGCCGCTTCGCCGCGACGTCCGACACCGAGGTGATCACGAAGCTCATCGCCACGGCGCCCGCGGCGACGCTCGAGGACGCGGTCGCCTACAGCATGGGCCGCATCCACGGCGCGTACACCGTCGTGGCGATGGTGGGGGAGACGCTGCTTGCGTTTCGCGACCCCAACGGGATCCGTCCCCTCGAGATGGGGCGGCTCGGTCACGACGTGGTCTTCGCGTCCGAGACCTGCGCGTTCGATCACATCGGCGCCGAGGCGGTCCGCGAGGTTGGGCCCGGCGAACTGCTCATCGCCGACGCGAGCGGGCTGCGGGCGCGTCAGGTCCTGCCGGTCACGCGGCGCGCCTCGTGCGTGTTCGAGTACATCTATTTCGCGCGCCCCGACACGGTGCTGGAGGCGCGCAGCGTGCATCACGCCCGCCGCCGGATGGGGCGGGCGCTCGCGCGCGAGCACCCGGCCGAGGCCGATATCGTCATCGCCGTGCCCGACTCCGGCACGTCGGCGGCGATGGGGTACGCCGAGGCCGCCGGGATTCCGCACGAGGTCGGTCTGATCAAGAACCGCTACATCGGGCGGACGTTCATCCAGCCGGATCCGTCAATGCGGGACTTCGGCGTGCGCGTCAAGCTGAACCCCGTTGCCGACGTGATCGACGGCCGGCGGGTCGTGCTCGTCGACGACTCGATCGTGCGCGGCACCACGAGCCGGCAGATCGTGCGGATGCTCCGCCGCGCAGGTGCGCGCGAGGTCCACGTCCGCGTCTCCTCGCCGCCGGTCCGGAACGCCTGCTTCTACGGGATCGACACGAGCAACCGGGGCGAACTCGTCGCGTCACGCCTGTCGATCGACGGGATCCGCGCGGAGATCGAGGCGGACAGTCTCGGCTACCTCAGCGTGGACGGACTCGTCGAGGCGCTCGAGTTGCCGCGCCGCAATCTCTGTCTTGCGTGCCTCACGGGCGTCTACCCCACCGAGACGCCGACCGAGGCGACGGCCGGACGGTTCGCGCTCGAGACGCCGAGGGTGTAG
- the purB gene encoding adenylosuccinate lyase, with amino-acid sequence MIPRYTSPEMAALWSQETKFNTWLEIELLAAEAQAALGLVPGDAARRLRERARVTSAVRIDEIEEKETRHDVVAFLRVVGETVGEDSRFLHKGLGSSDVVDTALSALMVRAADILEAGLEGLRAALGTLARAHRHTVMAGRTHGVQAEPITFGLKAALWYAEVGRGIDRLRRARDVIAVGKLSGEVGTFAHNPPEVEAFVCERLGLRPAPVSSQVLQRDRHAEYVAHLAVVAGTLEKIATEIRTLQRTELREAEEPFRAGQTGSSAMPHKRNPIICERVAGLARVVRGYATSALEDIALWGERDITHSSVERVIVPDATTVLDYMVRKLTAVIAGLRVYPEHMRANLERTGGLVFSHRVLLALLDKGLGRDEAYRIVQSAAMRAWDSGGSFRDLVRASGALTDAELAACFDPAYAVRHIDAIFARVGLDAVAPAAPPGPDRPAHAGRQGTGRP; translated from the coding sequence ATGATCCCGCGCTACACCTCGCCGGAGATGGCGGCGTTGTGGAGTCAGGAGACCAAGTTCAACACCTGGCTGGAGATCGAGCTGCTCGCGGCGGAAGCCCAGGCGGCGCTGGGGCTCGTCCCCGGTGACGCGGCCCGGCGCCTGCGCGAGCGTGCGCGCGTGACGAGCGCGGTGCGGATCGACGAGATCGAGGAGAAGGAGACCCGGCACGACGTCGTGGCGTTCCTGCGCGTCGTCGGCGAAACGGTCGGCGAGGACTCGAGGTTCCTGCACAAGGGGCTCGGGTCGTCCGACGTCGTCGACACCGCGCTGTCGGCGCTGATGGTCCGCGCGGCGGACATCCTCGAGGCGGGGCTCGAGGGGCTCCGCGCGGCGCTGGGGACGCTCGCGCGCGCCCACCGCCACACCGTGATGGCGGGGCGTACGCACGGCGTCCAGGCAGAGCCGATCACGTTCGGCCTTAAGGCGGCGCTGTGGTACGCCGAGGTCGGACGGGGGATCGACCGGCTGCGGCGCGCCCGCGACGTGATCGCGGTCGGGAAGCTGTCCGGCGAGGTCGGGACGTTTGCGCACAACCCGCCGGAGGTGGAGGCGTTCGTGTGCGAGCGGTTGGGGCTGCGCCCGGCGCCCGTCTCCTCGCAGGTGCTGCAGCGGGACCGGCACGCGGAGTATGTGGCGCACCTGGCCGTCGTCGCGGGGACGCTCGAGAAGATCGCGACCGAGATCCGCACCCTGCAGCGCACCGAACTGCGCGAGGCGGAGGAGCCGTTCCGCGCCGGCCAGACCGGGTCGTCCGCGATGCCGCACAAGCGGAACCCGATCATCTGCGAACGCGTCGCGGGGCTCGCGCGCGTCGTCCGCGGCTACGCGACGTCGGCGCTTGAGGACATCGCGCTGTGGGGTGAGCGGGACATCACCCACTCGTCGGTGGAGCGTGTGATCGTGCCCGACGCCACGACGGTGCTCGACTACATGGTCCGGAAACTCACCGCCGTCATCGCGGGTCTGCGCGTCTACCCCGAGCACATGCGGGCCAACCTCGAACGGACCGGGGGCCTGGTGTTTTCCCATCGGGTGCTCCTGGCGCTGCTCGACAAAGGGCTCGGTCGGGACGAGGCGTACCGGATCGTGCAGTCGGCGGCGATGCGGGCGTGGGACAGCGGCGGGTCGTTCCGCGACCTCGTCCGGGCGTCGGGTGCCTTGACCGACGCCGAGTTGGCGGCCTGCTTCGACCCGGCCTACGCCGTGCGGCACATCGACGCCATCTTTGCGCGCGTCGGGCTCGACGCGGTCGCCCCGGCCGCACCACCCGGGCCCGATCGCCCGGCACACGCCGGCCGCCAGGGCACCGGGCGGCCGTGA
- the purN gene encoding phosphoribosylglycinamide formyltransferase, giving the protein MSSPLRVGVLVSGAGTTLQGLIDACARGEVSAQIVLVASDVQGAFAVDRARRAGIPTAVLDRRTFASTAAFEAALRDALRTARADLVCLAGFLRILSPAFVAAFAGRIMNIHPSLLPAFGGKGMYGDRVHEAVLRSGVRVTGCTVHFVTAVPDGGPIVAQAAVSVEDDDTVAELSARVRREEVRLYARAVRWFAEGRLRIEGTRVRILPPGSAGAPAPGSGAGVPRSRSR; this is encoded by the coding sequence TTGTCTAGCCCGCTGCGCGTTGGCGTGCTCGTGTCGGGTGCGGGGACCACGCTGCAGGGGTTGATCGACGCGTGTGCGCGCGGCGAGGTGTCGGCGCAGATCGTGCTCGTCGCGAGCGACGTCCAAGGCGCGTTCGCCGTCGACCGCGCGCGCCGCGCGGGTATCCCGACGGCGGTGCTCGACCGGCGGACATTTGCTTCGACCGCCGCGTTCGAGGCCGCGCTTCGCGATGCGCTCCGGACCGCGCGCGCCGATCTGGTGTGCCTGGCGGGGTTTCTGCGCATCCTCTCGCCGGCGTTCGTCGCCGCGTTTGCGGGGCGCATCATGAACATTCACCCGTCGCTGCTGCCGGCGTTCGGCGGCAAGGGCATGTACGGGGATCGCGTGCACGAGGCCGTCCTGCGGTCGGGCGTCCGCGTGACCGGCTGCACGGTCCATTTCGTCACGGCCGTGCCGGACGGGGGGCCGATCGTCGCCCAGGCCGCGGTGTCGGTGGAGGACGACGATACCGTGGCGGAGTTGTCGGCGCGGGTCCGCCGCGAAGAGGTGCGGTTGTACGCGCGTGCGGTCAGGTGGTTTGCGGAGGGTCGGCTCCGCATCGAAGGAACCCGCGTGCGGATTCTCCCACCGGGTTCCGCCGGCGCCCCGGCGCCCGGTTCGGGCGCGGGCGTCCCGCGGTCCCGGTCGAGGTGA
- the purM gene encoding phosphoribosylformylglycinamidine cyclo-ligase: MAGAREPLTYRDAGVDIDAKETILAGVGGLVRSTFRDGVLNTGGEFGGLFRLAGYRDPVLVTSIDGVGTKTRIAALFDRWDVIGADIVAHGANDVLCHGATPLFMVDYIAAEALAPEVVAPIIEGMTAACRRHGVALLGGETAEMPGIYKSLQVDVAGCTVGAVERDRLITGRAVRPGDVIVGLASDGLHTNGYSLARTVLLPGGGLGDAARRALERTPRGFTEPLADALLRPHRCYVRTVLDLRERVDVRAIAHVTGGGIPGNLVRVLPEGCRAAVDRGRWPVPPLFALIQRRGRVADGEMWRAFNMGLGLLLVVPRAQAADAVARLERAGERTWVVGEIVGGSRGVELV; the protein is encoded by the coding sequence ATGGCCGGGGCGCGCGAGCCACTGACGTACCGGGACGCCGGCGTGGACATCGACGCGAAGGAGACGATCCTGGCGGGGGTCGGCGGTCTCGTGCGCTCGACGTTTCGGGACGGCGTGCTGAACACCGGCGGGGAGTTCGGCGGACTCTTCCGGCTGGCGGGGTACCGCGATCCGGTGCTGGTCACGTCCATCGACGGCGTCGGGACGAAGACCAGAATCGCTGCGCTGTTCGACCGCTGGGATGTGATCGGGGCGGACATCGTCGCCCACGGCGCAAACGACGTGCTGTGTCACGGGGCGACGCCGCTGTTCATGGTGGACTACATCGCCGCGGAGGCGCTCGCGCCGGAGGTCGTGGCGCCGATCATCGAAGGGATGACTGCAGCCTGCCGGCGGCACGGCGTCGCGCTGCTCGGTGGCGAAACCGCGGAGATGCCCGGAATCTACAAGAGCCTGCAGGTCGACGTCGCGGGCTGCACCGTCGGCGCCGTCGAACGGGACCGCCTGATCACCGGCCGGGCGGTTCGGCCGGGCGACGTGATCGTCGGGCTGGCGAGCGACGGGTTGCACACCAACGGGTACTCGCTCGCGCGCACGGTGCTGCTGCCGGGCGGCGGCCTCGGCGACGCGGCGCGGCGCGCGCTCGAGCGCACGCCGCGCGGTTTCACGGAGCCGCTGGCGGACGCGCTGCTCCGGCCTCACCGCTGCTACGTGCGCACGGTGCTCGACCTTCGGGAGCGGGTTGACGTCCGCGCGATCGCGCACGTCACAGGCGGCGGGATTCCGGGAAACCTGGTGCGGGTCCTGCCCGAGGGCTGCCGCGCGGCCGTGGACCGCGGCCGGTGGCCTGTCCCGCCGCTGTTCGCGCTGATCCAGCGGCGCGGCCGGGTCGCCGATGGCGAGATGTGGCGGGCGTTCAACATGGGGCTCGGGCTGCTGCTCGTGGTGCCCCGCGCGCAGGCCGCCGATGCCGTCGCGCGCCTCGAGCGCGCCGGCGAGCGGACGTGGGTCGTCGGGGAGATCGTGGGGGGATCGCGCGGGGTGGAGCTTGTCTAG
- the purL gene encoding phosphoribosylformylglycinamidine synthase subunit PurL produces MAVQPPIAPSERAAAVGLRPAEYEEIRRRLGRDPTPAELGMFGVMWSEHCAYKHSKAVLRRLPSRGPGLLRGPGENAGAVSVGGGWAAVFKMESHNHPSAVAPFHGAATGVGGIIRDILAMGARPTALLDSLRFGPPDDPAVTRIVGGVVAGISAYGNSIGVPTVGGELACAPCYRRNPLVNVACLGLVREDRIATSRASGPGNAVVYLGARTGRDGMQGAAFASAELAGDPQDRSAVQMGDPFTGKLLIEATLEALATGAVAAIQDLGAAGLTCAIAEMSAKGGVGMRVDLRDVPRREAGMTPEEVLLSESQERMLLVVQAGRESEILRIARRWGLAAVVIGRVVEEPVLTVSDGDRIVARLDPRYLTDAPEYAPEAVEPAYLRDARRLDLAALPDVPAADALRTLLHSPAVASKRWVYRQYDHMIQINTVVPPGADAAVLRLRDAAPRGVALAVDGNSRYCYLDPRVGAMIAVFEAAQNLACAGAAPAAVTDCLNFASPERPEVFWTFQQAVDGIAHACEALDVPVVGGNVSFYNEAGTGIYPTPIVAMLGRLDDVRRHATSGWVRDGDLIVLLGSGRAWLDGSEYLAAVHGVTAGRLREPDVLAVARTIRCAREVVASGAVASAHDCSDGGIAVALAECCIAGGRGATVTLAETNGSRPQEVLFGEGIGRIVLSLRPEAMSALAEVARRLTVPVQVIGAAGGDRLVIAGGRSPAEPGATALRAGGPWLDVPVADLRAAWEPEPPVGAYER; encoded by the coding sequence ATGGCGGTGCAACCGCCGATCGCGCCGTCCGAGCGGGCGGCCGCCGTCGGGCTGCGGCCGGCGGAGTACGAGGAGATCCGCCGGCGCCTGGGGCGGGATCCGACGCCCGCGGAGTTGGGCATGTTTGGCGTGATGTGGAGCGAGCACTGCGCATATAAGCACAGCAAGGCGGTGCTGCGGCGGCTGCCGTCCCGCGGGCCCGGGCTCCTGCGCGGCCCGGGCGAGAACGCCGGCGCGGTGTCCGTCGGCGGGGGATGGGCCGCCGTGTTCAAGATGGAGAGCCACAACCACCCGAGCGCGGTGGCGCCGTTCCACGGCGCGGCGACGGGGGTGGGGGGTATCATCCGCGACATCCTGGCGATGGGAGCGCGACCGACGGCGCTCCTCGATTCGCTGCGCTTCGGACCGCCCGACGATCCGGCGGTGACGCGCATCGTGGGCGGCGTCGTGGCGGGGATCTCGGCGTACGGCAACAGCATCGGGGTGCCGACGGTGGGGGGCGAGCTCGCGTGCGCGCCGTGTTACCGCCGGAACCCGCTCGTCAACGTCGCCTGCCTCGGTCTCGTGCGCGAGGACCGGATCGCCACATCCCGCGCGTCCGGTCCGGGGAACGCGGTGGTGTACCTCGGGGCGCGCACCGGGCGGGACGGCATGCAGGGCGCCGCGTTCGCGTCGGCCGAACTCGCGGGTGACCCGCAGGATCGTTCCGCGGTGCAGATGGGCGACCCGTTCACAGGCAAGCTGCTGATCGAAGCCACGCTGGAGGCGCTCGCGACCGGCGCCGTGGCCGCGATTCAGGATCTCGGGGCCGCGGGGTTGACCTGCGCGATCGCCGAGATGTCCGCGAAGGGCGGCGTCGGCATGCGCGTGGATCTCCGGGACGTGCCCCGCCGGGAGGCGGGCATGACCCCAGAAGAGGTGCTGCTCTCCGAGTCGCAGGAGCGCATGCTGCTCGTGGTGCAGGCGGGCCGCGAGTCCGAGATCCTGCGCATCGCGCGGCGCTGGGGGCTCGCGGCGGTGGTGATCGGACGCGTCGTCGAGGAGCCCGTGCTGACCGTGAGCGACGGCGACCGCATCGTCGCGCGGCTCGACCCCCGGTACCTGACCGATGCCCCGGAGTACGCGCCCGAGGCGGTGGAACCCGCCTACCTCCGCGACGCGCGCCGTCTCGACTTGGCGGCGCTGCCGGACGTGCCCGCGGCGGATGCGCTGCGGACTCTGCTGCATTCACCGGCGGTCGCGAGCAAGCGATGGGTGTACCGCCAGTACGACCACATGATCCAGATCAACACGGTCGTCCCCCCGGGCGCGGACGCGGCGGTGCTGCGGCTGCGGGACGCGGCGCCGCGCGGCGTCGCGCTTGCCGTCGACGGCAACAGCCGCTACTGCTACCTCGATCCACGCGTGGGCGCGATGATCGCCGTGTTCGAAGCCGCGCAGAACCTGGCATGCGCCGGCGCGGCTCCCGCCGCCGTCACCGACTGCCTCAACTTCGCGAGCCCGGAGCGTCCCGAGGTGTTCTGGACGTTCCAGCAGGCGGTCGACGGCATCGCGCACGCCTGCGAGGCGCTGGACGTGCCGGTCGTCGGCGGAAACGTCAGTTTCTACAACGAGGCGGGCACCGGGATCTACCCCACGCCGATCGTGGCGATGTTGGGGCGACTCGACGACGTGCGGCGTCACGCGACGTCCGGTTGGGTGCGGGACGGCGATCTCATCGTGCTCCTCGGCAGCGGGCGGGCGTGGCTCGACGGCAGCGAATACCTCGCCGCGGTGCACGGGGTCACCGCCGGTCGTCTCCGCGAACCCGATGTCCTCGCCGTCGCGCGGACCATTCGGTGCGCGCGGGAGGTGGTGGCGTCGGGGGCGGTGGCGTCGGCCCACGACTGCTCCGACGGCGGGATCGCCGTGGCGCTGGCCGAGTGCTGCATCGCCGGCGGCCGCGGCGCGACCGTGACGCTGGCCGAGACGAACGGATCGCGCCCGCAGGAGGTCCTGTTCGGAGAAGGGATCGGGCGCATCGTCCTGTCGCTGCGACCGGAAGCGATGTCGGCGCTTGCCGAGGTCGCGCGCCGGCTCACGGTGCCGGTGCAGGTGATCGGAGCCGCGGGCGGGGACCGTCTCGTGATCGCGGGCGGGCGGTCCCCGGCCGAACCGGGCGCCACGGCGCTCCGGGCGGGCGGCCCCTGGCTGGATGTCCCCGTCGCGGACCTTCGCGCGGCGTGGGAACCGGAGCCGCCCGTTGGTGCCTACGAGCGATGA
- the purS gene encoding phosphoribosylformylglycinamidine synthase subunit PurS, whose protein sequence is MTGGVRTVRIIVTLKPGVLDAPGQAILKGLGALGHSGVQAVRAGRYFEIEVEATDGLDERVREMCEGFLANTLIEQYRYEIA, encoded by the coding sequence GTGACAGGCGGCGTGCGGACGGTGCGGATCATCGTGACGCTGAAGCCGGGCGTGCTCGACGCACCGGGGCAAGCGATTCTCAAAGGGCTCGGCGCGCTGGGGCACAGCGGCGTGCAGGCGGTACGGGCGGGTCGTTACTTCGAGATCGAGGTGGAAGCGACCGACGGGTTGGACGAGCGCGTGCGCGAGATGTGTGAGGGGTTTCTCGCCAACACGTTGATCGAGCAGTACCGATACGAAATCGCGTGA
- a CDS encoding phosphoribosylaminoimidazolesuccinocarboxamide synthase has protein sequence MDDTVTGNRPPAALLETRLDLPLFSRGKVRDIYALGDRLVLVATDRLSAFDCVLATGIPGRGRVLTGLSAFWFERLRDVVPNHMITVDPDAFPPALRPYRGQLAGRTMLVHRCRRIDFECVVRGYLAGSAWKEYQASGRVCGVPLPAGLRAGSRLPAPIFTPATKNDSGHDENISAARMAAQLGPALAGRLEETSLRLYREAADVAERVGFLLVDTKFEFGLRGDALTLIDEALTPDSSRFWDAASYAATGSTESFDKQVVRDYLERTGWDKRPPAPTLPDDVVDATRARYLEVYRRLVGHALAEAQA, from the coding sequence ATGGACGACACCGTAACCGGGAACCGGCCGCCGGCGGCGCTGCTCGAGACGCGCCTCGATCTGCCGCTGTTCTCCCGCGGGAAGGTGCGGGACATCTATGCGCTCGGCGACCGGTTGGTGCTGGTGGCGACGGACCGGCTCTCGGCGTTCGACTGCGTGCTCGCGACGGGAATTCCGGGTCGCGGCCGGGTCCTGACCGGGTTGTCGGCGTTCTGGTTCGAGCGGCTCCGCGACGTCGTGCCGAACCACATGATCACCGTCGATCCCGACGCGTTCCCGCCGGCGCTGCGTCCGTACCGCGGCCAGCTCGCGGGACGCACGATGCTCGTGCACCGCTGCCGGCGGATCGACTTCGAGTGCGTGGTGCGAGGTTACCTCGCCGGCTCGGCCTGGAAAGAGTACCAGGCGTCGGGGCGGGTCTGCGGGGTCCCGCTGCCCGCCGGACTGCGGGCGGGCAGCCGGCTGCCGGCGCCGATCTTCACCCCCGCGACGAAGAACGACAGCGGCCACGACGAGAACATCTCCGCGGCCCGGATGGCCGCGCAGCTCGGCCCCGCGCTCGCCGGACGGCTGGAGGAGACGAGCCTCCGGCTGTACCGCGAGGCGGCGGATGTGGCGGAGCGCGTCGGGTTCTTGCTCGTCGACACCAAGTTCGAGTTCGGTCTGCGCGGGGACGCGCTGACCCTGATCGACGAGGCGCTGACGCCCGATTCGTCCCGCTTTTGGGACGCCGCGTCGTACGCCGCCACCGGGTCGACCGAGAGCTTCGACAAGCAGGTGGTGCGCGACTATCTGGAACGCACCGGCTGGGACAAGCGACCGCCCGCCCCGACGCTGCCCGACGACGTGGTCGACGCGACGCGGGCGCGGTATCTCGAGGTCTACCGCCGGCTCGTCGGCCACGCCCTGGCAGAGGCGCAGGCGTGA